The following proteins are encoded in a genomic region of Struthio camelus isolate bStrCam1 chromosome 3, bStrCam1.hap1, whole genome shotgun sequence:
- the CENPO gene encoding centromere protein O isoform X3, with protein sequence MEERRAYSQHGVLSHLETLEARAHELALKQEETEQQEEKLARLKARVQELRLQRDELRAKVDLQQKRLLGKEGVMTSGVPDAAQPSDRAVLEWKIKTVQAMLQVFYLTGISGKLTKRGVCFCVSTAYEGTYLDSYYVDLIIKPAVQIHRHSVPVFIPLEQLAKKYLQTDIKRFLSVLSDHLNAYVGRRYQADQLQEHFSDHLEGTLQRNSLCNVLAFNYNVSGKKETFLFSAKLLYGDLCRSLPTEAIISCTPDAPASLSEKTAAHSDVFRRVALHKAFNSFSSAEESLDQAP encoded by the exons atggaagaaaggagAGCATATTCGCAACATG GGGTGTTATCTCACCTGGAAACGTTGGAGGCGCGGGCTCACGAGTTAGCCCTAAAGCAAGAAGAAACTGAGCAGCAAGAAGAGAAACTTGCCAGGCTGAAAGCACGAGTGCAAGAGCTGAGGCTTCAGAGGGATGAGCTACGGGCTAAAGTAGACCTGCAGCAAAAAAGG CTCCTCGGGAAAGAAGGCGTCATGACAAGTGGTGTCCCAGATGCAGCCCAGCCCAGTGATCGTGCGGTTCTAGAGTGGAAGATAAAAACCGTTCAGGCCATGCTGCAGGTCTTCTACCTCACAG GCATCAGTGGGAAGCTGACCAAGCGCGGCGTGTGTTTCTGCGTCAGCACTGCTTACGAGGGCACCTACCTGGATTCTTACTACGTGGACCTCATCATCAAGCCAGCGGTGCAGATTCATCGCCACTCTGTCCCGGTCTTCATCCCCTTGGAGCAGTTAGCCAAGAAGTACTTGCAGACAGACATCAAGCGCTTCCTATCTGTGCTGTCCGACCACCTGAATGCTTATGTTGGGAGGAGGTACCAGGCCGACCAGTTACAG GAACATTTTTCAGACCATCTAGAAGGAACCTTGCAGAGGAACTCCTTGTGTAACGTGTTGGCCTTTAATTACAatgtatcaggaaaaaaagagaccttTCTGTTCAGCGCAAAGCTGCTTTATGGAGATCTCTGTCGCAGCCTCCCCACTGAAGCCATTATTTCATGTACAC CGGATGCTCCCGCGTCTCTATCAGAGAAGACAGCAGCTCACTCGGACGTGTTTCGCCGCGTGGCTCTGCACAAAGCCTTTAACTCGTTCAGCAGCGCTGAAGAAAGCCTGGATCAAGCACCGTGA
- the PTRHD1 gene encoding putative peptidyl-tRNA hydrolase PTRHD1 encodes MAAPGEAALVQYVVLRGDLGRAPLSWPLGALVAQGCHAALAAAHAHRDHPDTRAYLAEGGAMRTVVLEAADEAALRALAERLRQHGVDHTVWTEQPEDVATCLALRPYPRHQVRQHLRALRLLV; translated from the exons ATGGCGGCGCCCGGCGAGGCGGCGCTGGTGCAGTACGTGGTGCTGCGGGGCGACCTGGGCCGCGCGCCGCTGTCGTGGCCGCTGGGCGCGCTGGTGGCGCAGGGCTGCCACGCGGCGCTGGCCGCCGCGCACGCGCACCGCGACCACCCGGACACGCGCGCCTACCTGGCGGAGGGCGGCGCCATGCGCACCgtggtgctggag gcggCCGACGAGGCGGCCCTGCGGGCGCTGGCGGAGCGGCTGCGGCAGCACGGCGTTGACCACACCGTGTGGACGGAGCAGCCCGAGGACGTGGCCACCTGCCTGGCCCTGCGGCCCTACCCCCGCCACCAGGTGCGCCAGCACCTccgcgccctccgcctcctcgtGTGA
- the CENPO gene encoding centromere protein O isoform X2 produces MAPPSASHYPAGLSLCGAYLGARPLLWASWSPVPTAQGKERSCGAELLLPLRCYILGQCLAKEGFPWLISAFPLARERQRKMEERRAYSQHGVLSHLETLEARAHELALKQEETEQQEEKLARLKARVQELRLQRDELRAKVDLQQKRLLGKEGVMTSGVPDAAQPSDRAVLEWKIKTVQAMLQVFYLTGISGKLTKRGVCFCVSTAYEGTYLDSYYVDLIIKPAVQIHRHSVPVFIPLEQLAKKYLQTDIKRFLSVLSDHLNAYVGRRYQADQLQRMLPRLYQRRQQLTRTCFAAWLCTKPLTRSAALKKAWIKHRERVQLSPIMHIS; encoded by the exons ATGGCGCCGCCCTCCGCCAG CCATTATCCCGCAGGCTTATCTCTGTGCGGGGCCTACCTGGGAGCTAGGCCTCTCCTCTGGGCTTCTTGGAGTCCTGTCCCAACAGCGCAAGGAAAAGAGAGGTCCTGTGGAGCAGAGCTCTTGCTGCCCCTACGCTGCTACATCTTGGGACAGTGCCTGGCAAAGGAAGGCTTCCCTTGGCTGATATCTGCGTTTCCACTTGCTCGAGAGCGgcagaggaaaatggaagaaaggagAGCATATTCGCAACATG GGGTGTTATCTCACCTGGAAACGTTGGAGGCGCGGGCTCACGAGTTAGCCCTAAAGCAAGAAGAAACTGAGCAGCAAGAAGAGAAACTTGCCAGGCTGAAAGCACGAGTGCAAGAGCTGAGGCTTCAGAGGGATGAGCTACGGGCTAAAGTAGACCTGCAGCAAAAAAGG CTCCTCGGGAAAGAAGGCGTCATGACAAGTGGTGTCCCAGATGCAGCCCAGCCCAGTGATCGTGCGGTTCTAGAGTGGAAGATAAAAACCGTTCAGGCCATGCTGCAGGTCTTCTACCTCACAG GCATCAGTGGGAAGCTGACCAAGCGCGGCGTGTGTTTCTGCGTCAGCACTGCTTACGAGGGCACCTACCTGGATTCTTACTACGTGGACCTCATCATCAAGCCAGCGGTGCAGATTCATCGCCACTCTGTCCCGGTCTTCATCCCCTTGGAGCAGTTAGCCAAGAAGTACTTGCAGACAGACATCAAGCGCTTCCTATCTGTGCTGTCCGACCACCTGAATGCTTATGTTGGGAGGAGGTACCAGGCCGACCAGTTACAG CGGATGCTCCCGCGTCTCTATCAGAGAAGACAGCAGCTCACTCGGACGTGTTTCGCCGCGTGGCTCTGCACAAAGCCTTTAACTCGTTCAGCAGCGCTGAAGAAAGCCTGGATCAAGCACCGTGAGCGAGTCCAACTCTCCCCAATAATGCATATTTCCTGA
- the CENPO gene encoding centromere protein O isoform X1, which produces MAPPSASHYPAGLSLCGAYLGARPLLWASWSPVPTAQGKERSCGAELLLPLRCYILGQCLAKEGFPWLISAFPLARERQRKMEERRAYSQHGVLSHLETLEARAHELALKQEETEQQEEKLARLKARVQELRLQRDELRAKVDLQQKRLLGKEGVMTSGVPDAAQPSDRAVLEWKIKTVQAMLQVFYLTGISGKLTKRGVCFCVSTAYEGTYLDSYYVDLIIKPAVQIHRHSVPVFIPLEQLAKKYLQTDIKRFLSVLSDHLNAYVGRRYQADQLQEHFSDHLEGTLQRNSLCNVLAFNYNVSGKKETFLFSAKLLYGDLCRSLPTEAIISCTPDAPASLSEKTAAHSDVFRRVALHKAFNSFSSAEESLDQAP; this is translated from the exons ATGGCGCCGCCCTCCGCCAG CCATTATCCCGCAGGCTTATCTCTGTGCGGGGCCTACCTGGGAGCTAGGCCTCTCCTCTGGGCTTCTTGGAGTCCTGTCCCAACAGCGCAAGGAAAAGAGAGGTCCTGTGGAGCAGAGCTCTTGCTGCCCCTACGCTGCTACATCTTGGGACAGTGCCTGGCAAAGGAAGGCTTCCCTTGGCTGATATCTGCGTTTCCACTTGCTCGAGAGCGgcagaggaaaatggaagaaaggagAGCATATTCGCAACATG GGGTGTTATCTCACCTGGAAACGTTGGAGGCGCGGGCTCACGAGTTAGCCCTAAAGCAAGAAGAAACTGAGCAGCAAGAAGAGAAACTTGCCAGGCTGAAAGCACGAGTGCAAGAGCTGAGGCTTCAGAGGGATGAGCTACGGGCTAAAGTAGACCTGCAGCAAAAAAGG CTCCTCGGGAAAGAAGGCGTCATGACAAGTGGTGTCCCAGATGCAGCCCAGCCCAGTGATCGTGCGGTTCTAGAGTGGAAGATAAAAACCGTTCAGGCCATGCTGCAGGTCTTCTACCTCACAG GCATCAGTGGGAAGCTGACCAAGCGCGGCGTGTGTTTCTGCGTCAGCACTGCTTACGAGGGCACCTACCTGGATTCTTACTACGTGGACCTCATCATCAAGCCAGCGGTGCAGATTCATCGCCACTCTGTCCCGGTCTTCATCCCCTTGGAGCAGTTAGCCAAGAAGTACTTGCAGACAGACATCAAGCGCTTCCTATCTGTGCTGTCCGACCACCTGAATGCTTATGTTGGGAGGAGGTACCAGGCCGACCAGTTACAG GAACATTTTTCAGACCATCTAGAAGGAACCTTGCAGAGGAACTCCTTGTGTAACGTGTTGGCCTTTAATTACAatgtatcaggaaaaaaagagaccttTCTGTTCAGCGCAAAGCTGCTTTATGGAGATCTCTGTCGCAGCCTCCCCACTGAAGCCATTATTTCATGTACAC CGGATGCTCCCGCGTCTCTATCAGAGAAGACAGCAGCTCACTCGGACGTGTTTCGCCGCGTGGCTCTGCACAAAGCCTTTAACTCGTTCAGCAGCGCTGAAGAAAGCCTGGATCAAGCACCGTGA